One Lycium barbarum isolate Lr01 chromosome 5, ASM1917538v2, whole genome shotgun sequence genomic window carries:
- the LOC132639965 gene encoding nuclear transcription factor Y subunit B-7-like, whose amino-acid sequence MEDGRQGNGPISPESTSKITIQQTTPPTFNTITTSKEQDRFLPIANVGRIMKKVIPGNGKMSKDAKETMQECVSEFISFVTGEASEKCQREKRKTINGDDIIGAIQILGFEDYVNPLKQYLNKYRELDEGEKLNMPISSNNKQQHYDPSYDNVYIDSPSSAQASFLSTTDQSFRLPTFSQNSIQSHLSQQEQIDSTGHW is encoded by the coding sequence ATGGAAGACGGAAGGCAGGGAAATGGGCCAATTAGTCCAGAAAGCACTTCAAAAATCACCATCCAGCAGACAACCCCTCCTACATTCAATACAATTACTACTAGTAAAGAACAAGATCGGTTCCTTCCAATAGCAAATGTGGGGAGAATCATGAAGAAAGTCATCCCGGGCAATGGGAAGATGTCGAAAGATGCAAAAGAGACGATGCAAGAATGCGTGTCGGAGTTCATTAGTTTCGTGACTGGAGAAGCATCAGAAAAATGCCAGCGCGAGAAGAGGAAGACCATCAATGGGGATGACATTATTGGGGCAATCCAAATCCTGGGGTTCGAGGATTATGTGAACCCACTGAAGCAATATCTTAACAAGTACAGAGAACTTGACGAAGGTGAAAAGCTAAATATGCCTATTAGTAGTAATAATAAGCAGCAACACTATGATCCTAGTTACGACAACGTCTATATTGATTCTCCCAGCTCAGCTCAGGCTTCATTTCTATCAACAACAGACCAATCGTTTCGGTTGCCAACATTTTCACAGAACTCAATACAATCCCACTTATCTCAACAAGAGCAGATTGACTCTACGGGGCATTGGTAA